A region of the Candidatus Palauibacter australiensis genome:
TCACGTCGGCGGCGCAGGCACCGCCGAGGTTGACGATGAAATTCGCGTGCCGCTCGTGGATCTGGGCGCCTCCGATCCGAGCCCCTCTCATGTCCACCCGGTCGACGACCTTCCAGGCCGGCGGATGCGGCGGGTCCGGGTTCTTCCATGTCGATCCGATCGAGGGCAGATCGTACACCTGATCCCGCACCTTTCGCTCGCGGAAACTCAGGTGCGCTTCGCGGACGGCGTCCGCTTCGGCCGGCGTCGCGTCGAGACGCGCGCGCACAAATACCCAGTCGGGCGGCACGCTCACGTGGCGGTAGGCGGGCCGCGCCTGCTCGGGCCGCACCCGCACAAGTTCGCCCCCCGGTGTCACGGCCTCCGCCCACTCAACGCGATCCCAGAGCCCCTCGTCCCTCGAGCCGGCGTTCATCCGCAGGCCTCCGCCGAGGGTGCCGGGAACCGCCTCCAGGAAATGAAACCCGTGCCGTCCTTGGCGGCGCGCGGCCTGGGCAAGAGCGGGCAGACGGGCGCCGGCCCCGGCTTCGATCGAGGTCGCTCCGACCCGGACGGCGAGGAAGTCCCCCTCGAGGATGAGGACGGGCTCCGACACCCCGCCGTCCCCGATGAGGAGGTTCGCACCGGTTCCCAGCACGCGGCAGCCCCGGCCCGGCGTCTCGCGCAGCGCGGCCTCCAGCTCCGCGATCGACCGCGGTCGCGCGAGCCGCGCGGCCGGCCCGCCGATCCGGTAGCGGACCAGCGGCGCGAGCGGGACATCACGCTCCCACCGCATCGCCCGCCCGCCGCTGGACCGCCGCATGCGCGAGGTCGGTGACATCCCCGGCGCCCATGAAGACGAGTACCGCTTCTCCGGCCCCGACGTCCGGCGGAACGAGATCCAGTGCGTCCTCCCGGTCGATCGCCGCCGCGGTCGAGCCGACCCGGCCGGTGATCAACTCCGAGGTCACGCCCGGGAGCGGCGCTTCGCGCGCGGGATAGATGGGCAGCACGCGCGCTTCGTCCGCGGTCGCCAGGGCGCGGGTGAACGCGCCCGCAAAGTCGCGCGTCCGGGTGAACAGATGCGGCTGAAAGACGACCGTCAGGCGGGCGTCGGGATACGCTTCCCGCACGGCGGCGAGCGACGCCGCGACCTCGGTCGGATGGTGCGCGTAGTCGTCGAAGACCGTCAGATCGGGCCACGCCGCGATCATCTCGAGCCGGCGGGCCACGCCGCGAAACTCGCTGAGTCCGCGCGCCGCCGCCCGCGGATTGCCGCCGAGCCGCAGGGTGGCGAGGAAGGCCGCCGCGGCGTTGAGCTGGTTGTGGCGTCCCGGCACGCGGAGCGTGAGGTCGATCGTTCCGTCGGGCCAGGAGAGGCGCAGTGTGCGCCGCCCCGCCTCTTCGAGCCTGCAC
Encoded here:
- a CDS encoding FAD-binding protein codes for the protein MRWERDVPLAPLVRYRIGGPAARLARPRSIAELEAALRETPGRGCRVLGTGANLLIGDGGVSEPVLILEGDFLAVRVGATSIEAGAGARLPALAQAARRQGRHGFHFLEAVPGTLGGGLRMNAGSRDEGLWDRVEWAEAVTPGGELVRVRPEQARPAYRHVSVPPDWVFVRARLDATPAEADAVREAHLSFRERKVRDQVYDLPSIGSTWKNPDPPHPPAWKVVDRVDMRGARIGGAQIHERHANFIVNLGGACAADVMGLMAETRRRALERLRVALAPEIHLWGFDSAQLAHVGAA